ggcagccccaaaacccatctagggtggcggtcaaggggggagagagggggcgcacctagggtgggccttaaggcccatctggacctagggtttgccccctcccactctctctgcGCCTTGGTCCTTGgtaggggggggcgcaccagcccacctggggctggtcccctcccacacttggcccacgcaaccttctagGGCTGgtgtccccacctggtggacccctgggaccctcccgatggtcccggtacattagcggtgatgcccgaaacactttcggtggccaaatcaggacttcccatatataaatctttacctccggaactcctcgtgacgtccgggatctcatccgggactccgaacaacattcggtaaccgcgtacatactttccctataaccctagcgtcatcgaaccttaaatgtgtagaccctacgggctcgggagtcatgcagacatggccgagacaactcttcggtcaataaccaacaacgggatctggatacccatgttggctcccacatgctccacgatgatctcatcggatgaaccacgatgtcaaggattcaatcaatcccgtatacaattccctttgtctatcggtacgatacttgcccgagattcgatcgtcggtatcccgataccttgttcaatctcgttaccggcaagtctctttactcgttccgtaacagatcatcccgtgatcaactccttggtcacattgtgcacattatgatgatgtcctaccgagtgggcccagagatacctctccgtttacacggagtgacaaatcccagtctcgattcatgccaacccaacagacactttcggagatacccgtagtgcacctttatagccacccagttatgttgtgacatttggcacacccaaagcactcctacggtatccggaagttgcacaatctcatggtataaggaaatgatacttgacatcataaaagctttagcatacgaactacacgatcttgtgctaggcttaggattgggtcttgtccatcacatcattctcctaatgatgtgatcccgttatcaacgacatccaatgtccatggttaggaaaccgtaaccatctattgatcaacgagctagtcaactagaggcttactagggacatggtgttgcctatgtatccacacatgtatctgagtttcctatcaatacaattctagcatggataataaacgattatcatgaacaaggaaatataataataaccaatttattattacctctagggcatatttccaacatcttcaataggtaatggattaagatcatttgtttcttcaacaggcggtaaattaagaccatgtatttcttcaataggaggtaaattcttaacatcttcagctttaatacctttttctttcatagatttctttgcctcttgcatatcttcaggactgagaaatagaatacccttttcttcggagttggtttaggaataggctcaggaactggctcaggaggtgtccaattatttccatttgtcaacatattattcaatagaatttcagcttcatctggtgttctttccctgaaaacagaaccagcacaactatccaggtaatctctggaagcatcggttagtcctttataaaagatatcaagtatttcatttttcttaagaggatgatcaggcaaagcattaagtaattggagaagcctcccccaagcttgtgggagactctcttctttaatttgcgcaaaattatatatatcccttaaagcaacttgtttcttatgagtagggaaatatttagcagagaagtaataaatcatatcttggggactacgcacacaaccaggatcaagagaattaaaccatatcttagcatcaccctttaatgagaacggaaatattttaaggatataaaagtagcgagttctctcatctttagtgaacagggtggcaatatcatttaatttagtaagatgtgccacaacagtttcagattcatagccatgaaaaagatcagattcaaccaaagtaattatatcaggatcaacagagaattcataatccttatcagtaacacagataggtgatgtagcaaaagcaggatcatgtttcattctagcatttagagattgctgattccacttagctaataacctcttgaattcgtatctatctttgcaagctaaaatagctaaagaagcttatttatcaaaaacataacccttaggaataacaggcaagtcttcatcatcactttcatcagtattatcagattcaatattttcaatctctctagccctagcaagttgttcgttaagaaattcaccaagtggcacagtagtatcaagcatagaagtagtttcatcataagtataatgtatagcagaagtggcatcatcaataacatgcgacatatcagaacgaataggagaagcaggtttaggtgtcgcaagcttactcaaaacagaaggtgaatcaagtgcagagctagatggcagttccttacctcccctcgtagttgaggggaaaatcttggttctttcaagttcttcataatgataagaagatataaatcccaagtgactcaaagaatagagctatggtccccggcaacggcgccagaaaatagtcttgataacccacaagtataggggatcacaacagttttcgagggtaaagtattcaatccaaatttattgattcgacacaaggggagccaaagaatattctcaagtattagcagctgagttgtcgattcaaccacacctagaaacttagtatctgcagcaaagcatttagtagcaaagtaatataatagtagtggtaatggtagcaaaaagcaacagtagcaacagtagtgtttttggtattttgtggtgatgatagcaatagcaacggaaaagtaaataatcgaagaacaatatatggaaagctcgtaggcaatggatcagtgatggagaattatgccggatgcggttcatcatgtaacaatcataacctagggtgacacagaactagctccagttcattgatataatgtaggcatgtattccgaatatagtcatacgtgcttatggaaaagaacttgcatgacatcttttgtcctaccctcccgtggcagcggggtctttacggaaactaagggatattaaggcctccttttaatagagtaccgaaacaaagcattaacacatagtgaatacatgaactcctcaaactacggtcatcaccggtaagtatcccgattattgtcactttggggttaacggatcataacacataataggtgactatagacttgcaagataggatcaagaactctcatatattgatgaaaacataataggttcagatctgaaatcatggcacccgggccctagtgacaagcattaagcatagcaaagtcatagcaacatcaatctcagaacatagtggatactagggatcaaaccctaacaaaactaactcgattacatgatagatcccatccaacccatcaccgtccagcaagcctacgatgaaattactcacgaacgacggtgagcatcatgaaattggtgatggaggatggttgatgatgacgatggcgacggattcccctctccggagccccgaacggactctagatcagccttctcgagaggttttagggattggtggtggctccgtatcgtaaaacgcgatgaattcttctctctgatttttttctccctgaaacacaatatatagagttggagttggagtcggaggagctccagggggcccacgaggtagggggcgcgccctaggggggcaggcgcgcccccaccctcgtggaaaagtggtgggccccctggccttcatcttttgcaggtattttttatattttccaaaaagttgctccgtgaagtttccggtcattccgagaacttttgtttctgcacataaataacaccatggtaattatgctgaaaacagcgtcagtccgggttagttccattcaaatcatgcaagttagagtccaaaacaagggcaaaagtgtttggaaaagtagatacgacgaagacgtatcatatACACATAGACAGGCCAGTATCATGCGGTGTGTGTCCTCGGTATCTTTTTCGGTGCTCTTTAATGGGGGTAGGCTGGAAGAATTCAAGCCTTCTCAGGGGCTCCGTTAAGGGGATCCTATTTCACCTTACTTATTTCTTCTAGCAGCTGAAGGATTATCATGTTTGTTAAAAGGGCCGCAACAATAATGATGATGTTGCCAGGATCAAAGTTGTGCCTACTACTCCCTCAGTTAATCATTTGCTTTTTGGAGATGACAGTATCTTATTTTTTAGAGCTAATAGTCTGAGTGCCCAACAAATCAAGGAGTCCTTGGACCTTTACTGCCAGGCTTCAGGACAACGGATAAATATGGACAAGTCCTCGGTCTTCTTTGGCAAGGGCTGTACAGAGACCACCCGTGGACAGATTGAAGATCTACTTGGAGTCCAAAATGAATCATTAGCAGAGAAGTATCTTGGGTTACCTTCATCGATGGGGCGCTCCAAAAATGGGGTGTTCAAATACTTGAAAGGTAGAGTTTGGGCAAGAGTAAGAGGGTGGATGGAAAAAGCTTTGTCTTGTGGAGGGAAAGAAATCTTGATTAAATTCGTCGCTCGGGCTATCCGCACTTATTCTATGGCATGTTTTAAGCTGCCCCGAGGTCTTTGCGATCACATTAATTCCTTGCtaaggaaattttggtggggcagCAAGGACGGCGAGCGCAAAACTGCATGGGTCTCTTGGGAGACGATGACCAGGCCGAAACGGGATGGTGGACTAGGCTTCCGCGACATCGAGATTTTGAATCTCGCACTGTTGGCACGACAAGCTTGGCGAATGCTCATCAACCCAGAATCACTAAGTACTCAGGTGCTTAAGGCAGTATACTACCCGAAAGGAACGATTTTGTCCGCTGCTCTGGGGACGCGCCCTTCGACGGTTTGGAGGTCTATATGTGAGGGTAGGGATGTTCTTAATCTGGGTATCATTCGGTGCATCGGAGATGGAAAGAATACAAAGTTTTTTGATAACTGGCTTCCCAAAGACCATAAACTCAAACCCATATGTGTAAAGTCAGCTATGCCACCGGTGTATGTGAGCGAATTAATTAATCAAACAACCCGTGCATGAAACAGACACGCAATCAACACACACCTAATCCAGCCTGATGTGGATGTGGTTCCGAATATCCCATTGAGTACTATCTCACTTTCAGATTCCTAGGCTTGGCACTATGAGAACTCTGGGAATTTTTCGGCGCGGTCTGCTTATCACTTGCTCGTAGATACGAAGAGGCAACGTGAAGATTGGCTTGAATAGCGATCAGGCCCGTCTGATATGAAGATTATCCGCCGGCAATGGTCTACACTTTGGGGAGTGAAGATACCGTCAAAAGTTAAAATTTTTGTGTGGTGACTAACTCATGTGTCGCTGCCTACTGCTGATGTACGAGCTACTAGGAATATGGCGAAGGATGTGACATGTTCGCTCTGTAATGCAGCGACGGATTCATGTCATCATTCACTAATTGAGTGCAACACGGCCAAGGCAGGTTGGGGCCTGATGGATGATGATGTGGTGAATCTTGTGCAAGTAGGAAACTATGGCAACCCCAAACTCTGGTTGTTCAATCTAATGGAAGTAGCCTCCTAGGCAGAAGTGGTCAGAGTCCTTGTAACTCTTTGGTCCATCTGATGGGTTTGGAGAAAGGCGATCCACGAGCAACACTTTCAGAGTTCACTTTCAATCTTCTCCTATATTCAGATTTTTTTTACTGATCTTGATATGTTACCAGTGAAGAAGAGCAACCCCAACGGGCCATGCACGGTCCAGCGCGGATGTCAAGCCCCGGCTATCGGCAGCGCCAAGATTTATGTTGATGGTGGAGTCAACCGAGGAGAAAACAAGTGTGCTGTTAATGCAGTCTGCCGAGACACGAGCGACACGTTCCTTGGAGTATCGTCGGTGGTATTTGAGGGGCTTACTCAGCCGGGAATTCTGTAAGCTATTGCCTGTAATGAGGCTCTCTTCCTGACTCTAGACTTGAACCTGCCAAGTTACAGATTGCCACGGACTGTTTGCAAGTAGTACGAAACATTGAAGAGGAGAATTCATGCAACTATGGAGTGATTGTCAAAGAGATCCTAATAAAAAAGGAGCTATTTCAGGAAGCATCTATTAGTCATGAGTCTCGAGCTTGTAATTTAGAAGCACACAATCTTGTTAGGGCTTCTACTTCTCTTGAGAGTGGGCggctcaacccccccccccccccccccaaatcaatAGCTTGTATTCCCATAAACAATGCCTAAATAAAGCTATTTGGTGTTCTAAAAAAAAGACAGGCCAGTATTCAGTCAGTATTCttcacctcaaaaaaaaaaaaaagacagGGCAGTATCCCACCCTCTCCACATCTCGTTGGCCCACCCTGAGCTCCGCGGCCGCGCGGAGACGGAGCACCGCCGGACGCCTCCCTGCTCCGGTGCTCCCTGTGTAGGGTTGCGCTTCGCTCGCTTTACTACCAGGTAagcccccgccccccaccctcctTGTTAGATTTGATTAAAATCATGCCGAACCATCTCCGATGGCGCGCAGCATAAGGTTCCGAGAACGGCGGACGCGGCGCTTTCGGCGGTGTATGGCACGAGAGAGCCGCCATTAGATCGGCACTTTGCTCCCCGTTTCTAGGTTGCAGCTAATTGTTGTTTTTTAGTGCTAGCTCTCCTGCTCCCCATTCTAGTTAGCTGGTTGGTTGGTTTTGCGGCAATTTTTTGCAATTCTCGCACTTTACCCaagttataaaatgattgtagtcTGCACGAGCTTGGCTTAAGAAAGGGATTGCCCTTTGCAGTGACCGGCAGTTTGTTCAAGTTTGGTTTTTGGAATGCCTCTGTAAGTGTATCAGatccagtttttttttttttttttggcgaGGAAAGATAAGAGATCcatgggatcgaactatgtacatTTGCCTTCCTGCCGCCGTATTAGGCTACCTGGAACTGTAATCTGGGAGTACGAGGGTTTGGCATTTTGGAGGATTTTAACTCTTGTCCTTCAGAAAATTTACAGTTTTCACCTGAATGCTAGTCTAACAGTGCCTGATAGTTGTACTTGTACCTATCCAATTGGTGTGTCATCTTGGCAAGTTGCTTCAAGACTACTGATTGAATTCAACAGCTGAAATTACCAAACATCTGCTTGTGACCTCAAAACTTGTTATAGTCACTACCTTTTGTGTGCAGGCTACCTATCACCATCTGCTCAAGTGAATGCACTGGACACTGGAAACTTCTTCTTGCCAATGGCCAATACGTCCAACAAGCGCATGGGACCAACAGGGTTTTCGGATATCACAAGTGACAGgatcagcagcctccctgatgaGATTCTCCACCATATCCTGTCTCTCATGACTGCACGAGAAGCAGTGCAGACATGCGTGCTATCCACGAGGTGGCGCGGCGTTTGGATGTCTTTGCGGTGCATTGAAGTTGAGGCACAGGAATTCACCAACATGGAGAGATTTGTGATGTTCATGGACAACCTACTACTGCGCCGTGGTTTGGTACCTCTAGATAGCTTTTCCCTCATGGGCTGGAGCGATGATTTTTCCCTTAACCATCCCAGAGCTAACCTGTGGGTCTGCCACGCCCTTAGGAGCAATGTCCGTGTGCTTCAGATCTTCAGCCGTAAATTATTTAATCTTGAGTACTCTCCCTTCATTTCGTCGCATCTGAAAATACTCAATCTCCGTGATGTTTCCATCGCTGCCCTCTTCATTGAGAAGCTCTTTTCTGGCTGTCCGCAGCTGGAAGAACTATCATTGGTAGACTGTCGTGTTCCTGCCACCAAGTTCTCCTCTAGGACCCTGAAGAAATTAACATTTATCGCACATACCCCCTATGGTGCTGATGATGTCCATACTGATTTTGAAGACCTTGTCATAGATACCCCTAGTCTTGTTTCGCTGCATCTGGAGGACATTCCGTTGTTAACTCCTTGCCTTGTGAATGTCTCATCTGTTGTCAAGGCTTCATTTCGCCTGGATGAAGAATGTTTCTCGAGTCCTTATGTAAGCTGCAATATTATCAGTGCCCTGTCAAATGTTACGAAGTTGAAGTTGTTCTTTGGACTTGACAATGTAAGTTTGTCTTCAACTGTGCAATGACTCATTCTTCATCTAATTGTCTTCTAACTTTTAACTATTATTTTTCATGGTTTCGTCTTGTGTAGGAAACTGCAAGCAAGGTTCTAAGAAGAGATCTCTGGAGGTGCCAGGCATTCAACAACCTGAAAACTTTGTCTGTCAGTGGCTGGTGCATAGATGTTGACCTCCGTGCACTGGTCTACTTTCTTCGACGCTCACCTGCCTTAGAGAAACTTACTCTGTGTCTCAGCCAGGCAAGGATATATTTCGTCTTACCACAATGGGTTTTACTTGTTGTTCATAAAGATATTTACATGTCTTTGATTCTTGTCAGGCTAGAGCTTCAGACAGGCTTCGCCGAAGGGACAACACAGAGTCCGAGGAAACAAGCACATCGTTTAATTGTAAACATCTGAAGAAGGTCAAGATCAGATGCCCTCAGGGTGACAAAAGGGTGGGCAATATTCTGAATGTCATACTTGCTAGCGCCTCTCTCCCGGAAATTGTCATCAATCCGTACGAGCGCTGGGATCCTTTGGAGTAAGCCTCTCTTTGTTCGTTGATGGTAATTTTTGGTTTTCCTTTTAGTAGTTGTGCCAACAAAGGCAATCAGAAACTCACTGCTATTTTCTTGTACTTGTAGGTAGGGAGATGTGCACGGCCCATGCGTTATTACCGTGGATTAGAGCTTCTGATGGTTGGCAAGTGTTGCTTCCGATTTGATGTGGAAGGGCTTTTTAATGTTTGTGTGCTCTTCTTTTTGCGGGGAATGTTTGTGTGATCATGAGGCCAACAAATTAATATTCCTGTAACTGAATCTGGATATGTGTTTCACTTTCCAGAGGCATATGCAGAGAAATTTGATATTAGAGTTGTGTTTGACATTATTCGGGATTACTGTAATCTCATCGTTTGCTTGACTGTCTTAACATATTTTGCCGTGTGGCCACCCTCTCACGGTATACTCGTCAGAACACAAGTTTAAAATCATGCTCTGGCTGAAAACATAACGGTACACAGACAGCAAATGACGGAAATGTTGTGGCGCAGGCCTTCCTCCATCCGTAGCTATGATGATGCACAGCAACCATCCAtactttgaaaaaaaaatcacggcACACCATTGGATCGGTTGTTGTAGGAATCGGGCATTACACGGTAAGGGAGCGCGCTCTGCCGTGTTTCGTTTCGTCATCGCTGTCATTTGTGATCTTGAGTTGGGCTGAGTTTACAGAATGTAAGTGCAATAGGGGGGTTGGGGGCCTGTAATGTAAAGCAAATGTTCAATATAGTCAAGGGCAAAATCTGTAATTACCATGAAGTACAGAGACTAAACTACAGAGTAAACTAAGTCTAGGGAGTAATCTGCGTGGTACAGTAAGTCTGAGTGTGCCTAACAGATAGATAAATGTAGCAACGAATACATAAACTAGGTAATGTTTGAGGACTCAAATGCAAATGACCATAGAGATAAGATTCTATATCCTCCATGCTTGTTCACACAAAAATCACCATACTGTGCTGCTCGTCGGCTGTAGGCCGCCGTCACCACACGTCGGATAGTGTCATTGCTTCAGATCCGAGAGCCTGGGACCGAGCTGGGCACCGCCGCATTTGGAGGGGTCTCGCCTAGAGGAGCAGAGTGGAATCCCTATCCCAACGCTCTTTGGCCAGGTCCGGCTCCGCCTCGACTGGTGCACAAAGAGCAACGTCGGGGCCAACTCAGATAGCATTGCCACTCGTCATTGACTGAGTGCGCCAACACACTGGGACGCGTGTGATATGACGTTAGTGCAATGTTGCCATGAATGAGGGCATCACACACCATCGTGGGCAGACTTGCTTCCATAAACGGCGTCGAGGATGAAGCCGCCACACGTGAAACTATAGGGTTCCATTGGATAGCACAACCATAATGGTAGGCGCCAAGGAGGACGGTGTTGTTTTTCATGGTTTGTAAATGAAAGGAGAAAAAAATTAAGAAGCACACACAGCAGTGAATGTGAATTTGATTCTTGTGTGGATGTGATGCATGTGTTGACTTTTTACTATTGTGTATCTTTGTTCTTCACGTTTGACGACCTTCTCTTTCGAGTTATAAATTGCCTTTGCTACTGCATGCTGATAGAATGTTAGAGAGCAAAAATAAGACCGTAGTCGAATTATGATGAATATTTGTGTTTGTAATGTGGTTGGTTGCTCTGTtttcgttcttttttatttcccCTTGCTTTGAGACAGGGCATGCATGCTGAAATTTCATGCTAGTCAAGTCTCCATCCCATATAGCAGACAAAACCCCTTAAAAACATACTAGCAGACAAAAATGTCCGAAGATAAATGTCACACGCAAGCCCACAGAACAAAAAGGCACAAAAGCAGCAAGTGCCCTCAACGGCCTCAAGCAAGCACCGCATGAAACTTGACGAGATTTGGGTGATTCAGAACgttcaagagagggagagagagccctaGCTAGCTAGCTTTCACCTGGACAGGAATGTTTGGTTCTTGGGTGTATATACACCCCATATAATTTTTTTAGTAATTAAATAAAAAGTCAAAAAatctgaaaatattttaaaaataaacCTAACCTTTTGTACTTGTAAAAAAGTCCACGAAAAGAAAAACTCCCGTTGACTTCagggaataaataaataaattaggcCAAAATAGTGTAAATAGTTATCTGCAAAGAAATAATGTAAATAGTATCTTGTATATAGCAATATTTTTCATTTTCTTGCCATGAAGTAAACAGTGGTTTTTTATTcgtgaaaatttatatactagtcCAAAAGAAAGTCAAATTTAGTCAAAAACACGTAAACTTTTTTGAGTTTTATTCTTAACTTCTTTTTGTATGGGGTGTATATACACCCATGAACCAAAGGCCATTTCCCGCTTCCACCCCAGTTCTTCCTTTCCTCTGTTCCTATCCTCCGCATTTCCATATAGCAAAGCTCCTCCCCAGTTTTTTTAGCAGCCCGTGGATGTAGCAAAGCTCCTCCCCATTTCTCTCGCATCTAGCTCCCGCTTTCTAGTCTAGTTCTCAAATAAATCAGAGGTAGCATGTTTCCCGACGGATGAGAGATTTTACAGCATTAACATTTTCTGTCTACACCTTGTGCAGTGTTTTTGAATCTCAACCGAGAAATGATGCTTCACAGGCAGATCTGCTGAGCTGGGGAGTCtcgtgttcttccgctcgttctcGTTGGTTGGTCCTTTGGTCTCCAGAATCATCCGCGGAGTGCTTTGGATCGTACTTATCGCTCTGCACCGTGCACACCACCTGTTCGACTGAATGCCATGACGAAGCCAGGCAAGAGAGCGAAAGCAATGGCCGTTGGCGACAGGATCAGCGGCCTCCCCGACGAGCTGCTCCACCGCATCCTGTTCTCCTTGCCGGCGCAGGACGCCGTGCGCACGTGCGTGCTGTCACCAAGGTGGCGCCACCTCtggttgtccgcacggcacctcaaTGTCAGCACTCTGGGGTTCACCGGCGAGGTGAGATTCGCCCAGTTTGTGAATAACTTGCTGCTGCGTCGTGGCCATGCACCTCTCGACACCTTCTGCCTGCGTGCTGAGGGGCCTCACATTTTGTTTGACAATATCCGTGACACTGCCAACCTGTGGATATACCATGCCCTGAGGTGCAATGTTCAGGCGTTGATTATTGCCGACCATGACCTGTACGAGGAAGGCGAAACAGAAGATATTCTTAGAACCTTCCACCCCGACCGTTACTCCTTTACCTCATCACACTTGAAAAGATTGCATCTTCACTATGTTTGTGTCAGCAATTGCCTCATCAAGCAGCTCTTTTCTGGCTGCCCGGCGTTGGAAGACCTAGAGATGAATGACTGTGACATCACTGCCACAGAATTTTCCTCTACCACATTGAAGAACTTGAGCATCAGCACCGTTGGTTTCTCTGTAACAAAAGATGAGGAAGTTGATATTGTTATAAATATGCCTAGTCTAGTCTCGCTATGCATCGGTGCACTACTCTGTACGAAGCCTTCTTTTATCAACATGCGATCATTGTTAACAGCCTCCATTCACTCAGAACAGACAGGGTTTGAATTTGTTAATGGCTGCTCTATTCTTCGTGCTTTTTCGAACGCCAGGAACTTGACACTGCTGCACGTTGGCCCCATGGTATGCTTTATCAAGAGTAGTCATGGTTGCATTTAGTTCTTTTTCTGTCTTCTCTATAGCAGTAGCATGTTGTTTCTGCGAAGTATTTTGTCTCAACGACCTTTTTTGTACTGTATTTGCAGGTTGGGAAGGAATTATTGGGAAATGAGATACTATTCCATCAAGTAGTGTTCACTAATTTGACAACTTTGTCTTTGAATGAATGGTGTTTGCATAATAGCTGCAAAGCACTGCTGTACGTGCTTAGGCACTCACCTAATTTAGAAAAGCTTACTCTTGGGTTGTCCGAGGTATGAATTTCAGAATTTCCCCGCACCTTGATGGGCACACTTGTCCATGAATCGAGTGTAATAGTCTTTGGGTGTTACCTTCAGGTTGGAGCTTTAATCTATCGACGTCCCGAGCTTTCAGGAAATTTTGCTGTGAAAATAAACCCCTGTTGCAAGGGAACAGAGACACCATTTTATTGCCAGAAGCTTAAGAAAATCGAAATTACCTGCCCAAAGCATGATAAAAGAGTCGGTGTCGTGGTGGCGATCTTATGCGCTAACCTTATCTCTCTCCCAGAAATAAATATCAAGCCATCTTGAGGTATATTATGGTAAGTTTCTTGCCCCGTCGAAATCACACGCTCATGACACATGTTGATGCTTTTACAGTTTACTAGTTAATTGCCTGTGCGCTGCAATGGGAGTATGCATATTCTAGTAGTTCAACATTAGCTGTGTctaacatatactccctctgtcccaaaataagcgtCTCAACTTTCTACTAGTAACTTTAGCgcaaagttgtactaaggttgagacacttattttgggacggagggagtaccttttagGATCCTCATGGACATTAGGAAGCATTGTCGGATTTGGAGGAGGAATCGGTTAAGCTCCCCTAAAATATCTCCTCTAAATCTCTATATAGGGGACACCCCTATCAAGATTCTACCCTAAAATTTGTTTAACTTCAGCATCACCCCTAAATCTTAACCCCTATATTTCAATATCCTATATCTTATTAATTTTATGGAACTACCAAATCCATATGTTTATCTTTCTAATACCCTGCATGTTCAGTTGAAGAGTAAAATTATTGCTCCAAGCCTCCAATACAAAATAACACGCAAAACAAACAGTCAAAAGAAAATTTATACTTTTTTGTATGTACTATAAcacatgaaagaaaaaaaaaacccaCAAACAACACATTTTCACCAGCATAGACATCTAGCAGCATGAAGTAATTGCAATCATTCCATATACATCTCTCTATTTTATCTAGCAATCAGCAATTACTAAATAAAACCTAGCAATCATGGCAATCCTCAGCATTAGACAATCAGCCCATGTATAAACTGTCACAGTGCCACAC
The sequence above is drawn from the Triticum aestivum cultivar Chinese Spring chromosome 7A, IWGSC CS RefSeq v2.1, whole genome shotgun sequence genome and encodes:
- the LOC123147406 gene encoding F-box protein At4g22280 isoform X1, which produces MANTSNKRMGPTGFSDITSDRISSLPDEILHHILSLMTAREAVQTCVLSTRWRGVWMSLRCIEVEAQEFTNMERFVMFMDNLLLRRGLVPLDSFSLMGWSDDFSLNHPRANLWVCHALRSNVRVLQIFSRKLFNLEYSPFISSHLKILNLRDVSIAALFIEKLFSGCPQLEELSLVDCRVPATKFSSRTLKKLTFIAHTPYGADDVHTDFEDLVIDTPSLVSLHLEDIPLLTPCLVNVSSVVKASFRLDEECFSSPYVSCNIISALSNVTKLKLFFGLDNETASKVLRRDLWRCQAFNNLKTLSVSGWCIDVDLRALVYFLRRSPALEKLTLCLSQARASDRLRRRDNTESEETSTSFNCKHLKKVKIRCPQGDKRVGNILNVILASASLPEIVINPYERWDPLE
- the LOC123147406 gene encoding F-box protein At4g22280 isoform X2: MANTSNKRMGPTGFSDITSDRISSLPDEILHHILSLMTAREAVQTCVLSTRWRGVWMSLRCIEVEAQEFTNMERFVMFMDNLLLRRGLVPLDSFSLMGWSDDFSLNHPRANLWVCHALRSNVRVLQIFSRKLFNLEYSPFISSHLKILNLRDVSIAALFIEKLFSGCPQLEELSLVDCRVPATKFSSRTLKKLTFIAHTPYGADDVHTDFEDLVIDTPSLVSLHLEDIPLLTPCLVNVSSVVKASFRLDEECFSSPYVSCNIISALSNVTKLKLFFGLDNETASKVLRRDLWRCQAFNNLKTLSVSGWCIDVDLRALVYFLRRSPALEKLTLCLSQARASDRLRRRDNTESEETSTSFNCKHLKKVKIRCPQGDKRVGNILNVILASASLPEIVINPYERWDPLE
- the LOC123147407 gene encoding putative F-box/FBD/LRR-repeat protein At4g13965, whose translation is MTKPGKRAKAMAVGDRISGLPDELLHRILFSLPAQDAVRTCVLSPRWRHLWLSARHLNVSTLGFTGEVRFAQFVNNLLLRRGHAPLDTFCLRAEGPHILFDNIRDTANLWIYHALRCNVQALIIADHDLYEEGETEDILRTFHPDRYSFTSSHLKRLHLHYVCVSNCLIKQLFSGCPALEDLEMNDCDITATEFSSTTLKNLSISTVGFSVTKDEEVDIVINMPSLVSLCIGALLCTKPSFINMRSLLTASIHSEQTGFEFVNGCSILRAFSNARNLTLLHVGPMVGKELLGNEILFHQVVFTNLTTLSLNEWCLHNSCKALLYVLRHSPNLEKLTLGLSEVGALIYRRPELSGNFAVKINPCCKGTETPFYCQKLKKIEITCPKHDKRVGVVVAILCANLISLPEINIKPS